Below is a genomic region from Phycisphaerae bacterium.
GCCTGCACCAGGTTCGCGGTCAGCGCCGCGATCAGGTCGTTGTCGCCGAACCGCAGCTCATCCACCGCGACGGTGTCGTTCTCGTTGATGATCGGCACCGCGCCCACCCGGTGCAGCGCATCGAGCGTCCGCCGGATGTTCACGTAACGCCGACGGTCCTCGAAGTCCGATCGCGTCACCAGGATCTGCGCGGCGTGACGGCCGTGGCGGGCGAAGTTGCGCTCGAAGATCTTCATCAACATGCCCTGGCCGACCGCGGCGGACGCCTGGAGCATCGCCAGGTCCTTGGGCCGGCCGGGCAGCCTCAACAGTCCGACGCCCGCGCCCACCGCGCCGCTCGAGACCACCACCATCTGCCGGCCGGACTCGATCAGCCGCGACACCTGCCGGCACAACGAGGCGATTACCCGCGGGTCAAGCCGCCCGGATGAATCGGTCAGCACGTTGGTGCCCACCTTGACCACCACCCGCCGGGCCGACCGCACGATCTTCTGGCGAACCTGTGTGCTTGGCATGGCTGCTTACGCTCCCGCTGCGCCCGGCCGCGGCGTCGCCACCGCCCGACCCGTCGCGTCGAACTCGTAGCCGAGCAGCTCGCACACGTGCCGCGCCGTCCGGTCCGTCGCCCCCTGCTGTGAGATCACCACCTGCCGCGCCCGCTCGCCGATCTCCTCCAGCAGCGCCCGATCGCCCAGCAGCCGTTCGACCTGGCCCGCCAGCTTCTCGACGCTGTCGACCTGCACCGCCGCTTCGCTCTCGAGCAGCTTGTTCACCGCATCGGCGAAGTTCTCGGTGTGCGGGCCCAGGATCATCGCCTTGCCCAACGCTGCGATCTCCATCACGTCCGATCCGCCCAGCGGCACGAACGTCCGGCCCACCACCACCACGCTCGCCATCGCGTAAAGCCGACGCAGCTCGCCGATCGTGTCCAGCAGCACCACCGCGCTGGCGACCAGCGAACCGGGCCGCTCCAGCCGCGTGCCGTCCGGATGCTCCGACCGACGCACCACCTTGAACCCTCGCGACCGGATCAGCCGGGCCACCTGGTCGAACCGCTCCGGTTTGCGCGGGGCGATCACCAACTGCAGATCGGCGTGGCGCACCCGCGCCTGCTGATAGGCCCGCACGATCGCCTCCTCCTCGACGGTCTCAGCCGTCGAGCCGGCGACCATGATCGGCTTGCCCCGTTCGAGTCCCAGCGCCTCGGCGATCGCCGACAGCGCCTCCTCGCCGCCCGCCCCTTGTTCCGGCTTGGCCGTGTCCCACTTCAGCGAGCCGGTCTCGACGATCCGATCGGCCGGCGCGCCAATCTCCAGGAACCGCCGCCGGTAAATCTCATCCTGCACCATCACCAGGTCGATCCGCTGAAACAGCCGCCGCACCAGCGGTCCGGCCAACCGATAGCGCCGCAGCGAGCGCTCGGTGATCCGGCCGTTGACCACCGCCACCGGCACCGACCGCCGCTTGGCCTCAGCCACCAGGTTCGGCCAGACCTCCAACTCCACCAGCAGAACCGCGCTCGGCCGCAGCCGGTCGAAGGCCCGACGCATCACCCACGAGAAATCGAACGGAAAAAAGAACACCCGATCCCGCCCGAACACCGCCGCCGCCCGGTCGAAACCCGTGTCGGTGGTGGTCGAAATCAGAACCTCATGGCCCGGAAACTGCTGCCGAAGCCGTTCCACCAGCGTCCGGATCGCGTTGACCTCGCCCACGCTCACCGCGTGGATCCAGATGCACGGCCGATCCGTGTGGCGCCGCGGCGCCGCCCCGAACCGGCTGCCCCAGCCGTGACGGTACCGACCGGCGAAGATCGCCCGGTAGATCACCACCGGCAGGAACGCCAGTCCCGCCAACGCGTACCCGATATCAAGAAGAACCGACTGCGCTGCGCCCATCACACTCAAACCCAATCCTCAATCGCCCAAAACGAGCAACACATCATGCTACTGCCGCCTCCAACCAATAGCAAGCCTCCCGCCATCCGCCGTCACGCTTCCCGTTTTCCCTTGTGCTTCACGTCGTCCCCTGGCCGCCCGCCGCCCCTTTTTGGTGGACCCTCGGAACCCAACCCGTTACAATGACTTGCGAACAGCGAGGACACCCATGCATCGGACCGACCAGACGACAACTCCTTCTCCCGCCCTGGGCGATCTGGCCCGCGCCGTCGCCGGTCCGCTCGAACAGGTGCGCTGCCTGCTTGACCGGCACACCCGGGACGACGATCCCCAGTTTCAGCAGCTCGCCGATCATCTGGCCGCCTACCGCGGCAAGATGCTGCGGCCGGTGATGCTCCTGCTGGCCGCCCGGGTCTTCGGCGAGCCCAACGCCAGACACGTCAACTACGCCGCCGCCATCGAGCTGCTCCACATGGCCACCCTCATCCATGACGACGTGCTCGACGAGGCCGCCGTGCGGCGCGGCCGGCCCGCCGTCTCGCGGCTCTGGGGCAACGAGGCCAGCGTCCTGCTGGGCGACTACCTGCTCAGCCAGGCCTTCGAGCTCTGCGGACGCGGCGAAGACCTCGACGCGATCCGCGCCACCGCCCGCGCCTCAGCCCAGATGTGCCGCGGCGAACTGGCCCAGTGCCTCCGCCGCAGCCGATGGGACATGACCGAGCCCGAGTACTTCCAGATCATCGAGCTCAAAACGGCCAGCCTCTATCGCCTTTGCGGATACCTGGGCGGACGGCTGGCCGGGGCCGGCGAAGCCGATACCGCCGCCCTGGCCGACTTCGGCTGGACTATCGGTGTCGCCTTTCAGATCGCCGACGACCTGCTGGACCTGGTCGGCAGCGAACAACAGACCGGAAAAACTCTTGGCAGGGACCTGGCCCAGGGCAAACCGACCCTCCCGATCATCCACGCCCTGGCCGTCGCCGGCCCTGCCGATCAGGCCCGCCTCCAGGAGCTTCTGGGCGCCTCAGCGGGCGACAACGGGTCCGGTAACACGTTGTCCGCCAAAGGGATTCTTGCTTTGCTGGAGCGGACCGGCAGCATACAATATGCGCAGGACAGGGCACGCCGCCTCGGCGCCGAGGCCAGGGGCCGCCTGGACCGGTTGGACCAGGGTCCCGCCAGAGAAGCCCTGGAACGATTGGCTGACTTTGTGGTGGAGCGGTCATGGTAGAGCCGGCGTCCTCAGCCCGCGATCCCGACGGCGTCCTGGAACGCCTCTTTGGCTCCCGTCTCTTCGGCTCTCTCTTCCTGATCCTGGCGATGGTCCTGGCGGTGGTGGCCGTGGCGGGCCTGGTCTTCGCCTTTCTGGCCGTCCTGCCCGCCGTTCCCGAGGACTATCACTTCCTGGCGGTTCTGGGGGGGGTTTTTCTGACGGTGATCAGCGTGGGTCTGGCCGCGTTGGTGTTCCTGGCGGCTGTGCTCGTGCGACTCCGCCGCGAGTCGATGCGGCATTTGGGACGCTTCGTCCCTCCGGTCCAGGTCTCCGGGAGCAGCGGTTCGCTGGACGGCCGCGTCGTGGCTGAGCACCTGGCCCAGCTCAATGAGGCGATGGTTCGCACCGCCGACCTGCTCCACGAGATCAACGAGAACACCCTCCTGGACCAGGAGGGCCGGGCCCGGAAATACGAGCTTCTGGCCCGCACTCAGCGGGAGGAGGCGTTCCGCCAGGTCGAACGCCACGTCCGCGACCGGAACTGGGCCCAGGCCCGGGCCGTGCTGGAGGGCCTGGAGCACAAGTATCCCGGCAACCACGACGTCCGCCAGCACCTGACCCGGCTGGACGGGCTTCGCAAGGCGGCCTTCGATGAGGACTACGCCCGCGTCAAAAAGCGCATCGACGACCTGATCGCCATCAGCGCGTGGGACAAGGCCGCGATCCAGGCCGAAGCCCTCCTCGAGCAGCATCCGGACTCGGAGCGGGCCAAGGAACTGGTCATCCACGTCTCGCAGCAGCGCCAGAAGTTCCGCGACGAGCAGCTCAAGCGCATTTCGGCCGACATCCAGAAGAACGTTACCCGCAAGCACTGGAACGAAGCCCTCCAGGCCGCCCGGCAGCTCCTGGAGCGCTACCCCGACAGCGTCGAGGCCGAGGCCGTCGAAAACCAGATCCCCACCCTCGAGAAGAACGCCGAAATCGAACGCCGCCAACAACTTGAAGAGCAGATCCGGGATCTCGTCCAGCGCCGCAACTTCATCCAGGCGGTGGAACTGGCCCGCCACGTCATCGAAACCTACCCCGACAGCCCCCAAGCCAGCGCCCTGGCCCAGCAGATGGCCCGCTTCGAAGACCTCGCCCGCCAGCAGGAAAAAGAGCTCCAGCTCTAGTTTTCCTTTCTAACCTCCGATCTGTCAGTCATTTATGCTAACCACGGTTCCGCGTCCGTTTTCGCGAAAAATTTATCGAGAAATTCTTCTCTGTTCCCATTGACTTAACACCGATAAGGACGCTATCTTTATTGGAGAATGATTTCTCGATAATGTTTTCTCGATAGGCACTCGGCGAACGCGGCACAAGACAAGGGGCTGACCATGGAAGATGAACTGCGGGTCATTTCCGAGGCAAGCCTTCGGCGGCTGCCCCGGTATCTGCATTTCCTCAAGCAGCTTGCCGGCCAGGGCCAGACGGCCGTCTCGTGTCCGCAGATCGCCCGCGAGTTCAAGCTGGACCCGACGCAGATTCGAAAGGACCTGGCCGCCACGGGCATCGCCGGGCGGGCCAAGGTCGGTTACGACACCGCCGAACTGATCGACGCGGTGGAGGAGTTTCTCGGTTGGAAGAACGTCAACGACGCATTCCTGGCCGGGGCGGGCAGCCTCGGTTCGGCCCTTCTGGGCTATGCCCACTTTCAGGACCAGGGCCTGAACATCGTGGCCGTCTTCGACAACGATCCGGACAAGATCGGCCGGGAGATCCACGGCCGCGAGATCCTGCCCCTCGAGAAGCTGCCCGAACTGGCCCAGCGGATGAACGTGCACATCGGGGTGATCGCCGTGCCCGCCTCCGCCGCCCAGGACGTGGCCACGCTCATGGTGCTCGGCGGGGTCGTGGCGGTCTGGAACTTCGCGCCGGCCCCCCTCGACGTGCCCGAAAACGTCATCGTCGAGAACGCCCAGCTCTCGACCAGCCTCGGCGTCCTGACCAGCAAACTCAAACGTGCTTTTCAATGGTCCCGTAGATTAGGAACCTCAAGCCATGCACACTCGGATGGTCCGCAAATTTGAAAAAGTCTGTGAGATTCTCGACCGGCACCACCGTAACCCGTCGAAGCTCATCCCGATCCTCCAGGAGGTCCAGGAGGAGTACCGGTACCTGCCGGAAGAGGTCATGACCTTCGTCGCGACCTCGCTGAACCTGCCGCCGGCCCGGGTCTTCGGCGTGGCCACGTTCTACGCCCACTTCGCCCTGGCGCCCAAGGGCAAGTACGTGGTCCGCCTCTGCGACGGCACCGCGTGCCACGTCAAGGGTTCGATCCCGATCCTCGAAGCCCTGCGGGCCAAACTCAACGTCACCGAGGAAGACAAGACCACGCCGGACATGCTCTTTACCCTCGAAACGGTTGCCTGCCTGGGCGCCTGCGGGCTGGCCCCGGTGGTGATGATCAACGACCAGGTTCACAGCCGCATGACCCCGGAGACGGCGGTGCGGCTGATCGATGACATTCTCGAGCGCGAGCAGAGCCCCGCGTCCACCAAGGAGTCCGTACAATGATGCGCAGTCAAGATGCTTCCCTTCCCAACGCGGCCGGTCGTCTTCCCCATGTGGACGGACGGCGCGTGATCGTCTGTTCCGGCACCGGATGCCGGGCCAACGGCTCCGAGGCCGTCTACGAGGCCTTCTGCCGCGAGGTCGAGGCGACCGGGCTGCCGGTCGTCATGGAGTTCTCAGCCGAGAAGACGCACGACGGGTCGGTCCCGGTGACCCGCAGCGGATGCCAGGGCATCTGCTCGCAGGCCCCGCTGGTCACCATTCTGCCCGACAACATCCTCTACATGCGGGTCAAGCCCGAGGACGTGGCCGAGATCGTTGGCGCCACCCTCGGCGAGGGCAAGCTGGTCGAACGGCTGCTGTACCGCCGGCCCGACACCGACGAGCTGTGCCGCGGGGCCAAGGACATCCCGTTCCTCAACCGCCAGACCCACGTCGTGCTCCGCGAGGTCGGCACGCTCAACCCCGAAAGCCTCGACGAGTACATCCGCCACGGCGGCTACGCGGCGGCCCGAAAGGCCTACACGCAGATGTCGCCCGAGGAGATCTGCGCCGAGATCAGCCGCTCGGGCCTGCGCGGCCGGGGCGGCGGCGGATTTCCCACCGGCCGAAAGTGGGAGGCCGCCCGGCAGCAGCCCGGTCCCAAAAAGTACGTCATCTGCAACGCCGACGAGGGCGACCCCGGGGCGTTCATGAACTGCTCGGTGATGGAGGGCAATCCTCACAGCGTCATCGAGGGCCTGATGATCGCCGCCCGGGCCATCGGGGCCGACGAGGCCTACGTCTACATCCGGGCTGAGTACCCCCTGGCCGTCCGGCGGATGAAGCGGGCGGTGGCCGAGGCCCGCGAAGCCGGCTTCCTCGGCAACAAGGTTTTCGACACCGAATTCAACCTGCATTGCGAGTTGAAGGAAGGCGCCGGCGCCTTCGTCTGCGGCGAGGAGACCGCGATGATCGCCTCCATCGAGGGCGAGCGCGGCATGCCGCGGCCCAAGCCGCCGTTCCCCGCCCAGAGCGGGCTCTGGGGCAAACCCACCATCATCAACAACGTCGAAACCCTCGCCCAGGTCGTCCGAATCATCAACGACGGCGCGGACGTGTTCCGCAAGGTCGGCACCCAGGCCGCTCCCGGCACCAAGACCTTCGCCCTCACCGGCCACGTCGCCAACACCGGTCTGATCGAGGTCCCCTTCGGCACCACGCTTCGCGAGGTGGTCTTCGGCATCGGCGGCGGCGTCACCGACGACGCGGGCAACATCGATCCGGACGGTTTCAAGGCCGTCCAGATCGGCGGACCCTCCGGCGGCTGTCTGACCAGAGAGCATCTGGACCTGCCGCTGGACTACGACGCCCTCCGTTCGGTCGGGGCCATGGTCGGCTCCGGCGGCCTGGTCGTGATGAACCGCCACACCTGCATGGTCAGCGTGGCCCGGTTCTTCATGGACTTCACGCAGCGGGAATCGTGCGGCAAGTGCGTCCTGTGCCGCGAGGGCACCAAGCAGATGCTCTCGCTGCTGGACGACATCCTCGAAGGGCGGGCTGACGAGACCACGCTGCCCCTGCTCCAAAAGCTCGGCGCGGCGGTGGCCAAGGGCTCGCTGTGCGGCCTGGGCAAGACGGCGCCGAACCCGGTGCTCTCGACCCTCCGGTACTTCCGGGACGAGTACGAGGCCCACGTCTTCGACAAGACTTGTCCGGCCGGCCGGTGTCCCAAGCTCCGCAAGCTCCGGATCAGCGCGGAAAAGTGCAAGGGCTGTGGGGCCTGCATCCGCGTCTGCTCCGTCCACGCGATCCGCGGGGAAAAGAAAAAACCCCACCAGATCGACGAAACGCTCTGCATCAAGTGCGGCGCCTGCCAGGCCGCCTGCAAGTTTGACGCCGTGGAGGTGTACTAGCCATGACCAAATCCGCCACCGTAACCATTGACGGCCGCGAATTCCCGATCAACGGCGAGCGCAACCTGCTCGAGGTGATCCGCAAGGCCGGCATCGAGATTCCCACGTTCTGTTACCATTCGGACCTGAGCGTCTACGGGGCCTGCCGGCTCTGCCTGGTCGAGGTCGAGGGCCGGGGCCTGGTGGCCTCGTGCTCGACGCCCGCCGAACCGGGCTTGCGCGTCCGGACCAACACGCCGGAGATCCGCGAGATTCGCACCATTGCCGTCGAGCTGCTCCTGGCCAACCACGATTCGAGCTGCCCGACCTGCGCCAAGAGCAACTCGTGCCAGCTCCAGGCCCTCGCCCGGCGGCTGGGCATCGAGAAGGTGCGGTTCAAACCCGCGCGGCGTCCGGCGTCGGTCGACCGCTCGTCGCCGTCGCTGGTCCGCGACCCGAACAAGTGCGTCCTGTGCGGCGACTGCGTGCGGGTCTGCAGCGAAATTCAGGGCATCGGGGCGATCGACTTCGCCTTCCGCGGCCACTCGGTGTCCGTGCTGCCCGCCTTCGGCAAGAACCTCGACAAGGTCGAGTGCGTCTACTGCGGCCAGTGCGCCGCGGTCTGCCCGACCGGGGCCATCACGCCGCGGTCCGAAGTTGAGGACGTTTGGAGGGCCATCGACAACCCGGCCAAGAAGGTGGTCGCCCAGATCGCCCCGGCCGTGCGGGTCGCCCTCGGCGAGGCCTTCGGCCTGGCCGCCGGTTCGGTGACCACCGGCCTGCTGACCGCGGCCCTCAAGGCGATGGGCTTCGACCGCGTCTACGATACGTGCTTTACCGCCGACCTGACGGTCATCGAGGAAGGCAGCGAGTTCATCCGCCGCGCCACCACCGGCGGGGCGATGCCGCAGTTCACCTCGTGCTGCCCCGGATGGGTCAAGTTCGCCGAACAGTACTACCCCGACCTGCTCGAGAACCTCTCCTCCTGCCGGTCGCCGCAGCAGATGTTCGGCGCGCTGGCCAAGGACATGCTGCCCAAGGACCTCGGCGTCGAGCCCAAGGACCTGATCATCGTCTCGATCATGCCGTGCACGGCCAAGAAGTTCGAGGCCAAGCGGCCCGAATTCACCGTCGCCGGCGTGCCGCAGGTCGATCACGTCCTGACCACGCAGGAGGTCGCCCGCATGATCCAGCAGTACGGCGTGCGGTTCAACGAGCTCAAGCCCGAGTCGCTCGACCTGCCGCTGGGCTTCAAGACCGGGGCCGGCGTGATCTTCGGCGCCTCCGGCGGCGTGACCGAAGCCGTCCTGCGGTTCGCCGCGGAGCAGCTCGGCGAAACCCAGCCCGACGCGGTCGAATTCCTCGAAGTCCGCGGCGAGAAGGGCCTTCGCGAAGCCGAATACACCCTCGGCGGCAAGACCATCCGCCTGGCCGTCGTCCACGGCCTGGCCAACGCCCGCAAGGTCGCCGAGGAAATCCGTGCCGGCAACTGCCAGTACGACCTGATCGAGGTCATGGCCTGTCCCGGCGGGTGCATCGGCGGGGCCGGTCAGCCCGTCGCACTCGATTCGCAGACAAGGCGTAAACGGACCGAAGGTCTTTACGAGACCGACAAGATGCTCCAGCTCCATAAGTCCCAGGACAACCCGTACGTCAAGAAGTGCTACGAACAGCACCTCGGGCAGGTCGGCGGCGAGAAGGCCCACCACCTGCTCCATACCCACTACCAGAACCGCCGGCGCATCAGCGGCGAGGACCTGGCCCTGCTCAACGGCGGCCGCGAAAAGAAACTCCAGGTCAGCGTCTGCGTCGGCACCAGTTGCTACCTCCGCGGCTCGCAGGACCTGCTGCACGCCCTGATCCGCCACATCGAGGAACGCGGCCTCCACGACCGCGTGGACGTCCAGGCCACCTTCTGCTTCGAGCGCTGCGGGCGCGGGCCCACCGTCCGGATCGGCGAGCAGATCATCGAGAAGTGCCGGTTCGATCACGCCTGTCAGGCCCTCGATGCGGAATTGGCCGCCGCCGGCGGCGGAGGATCGTAACCCCGCGGGAGCCCTCTATGGAACCACGCCAGAAGGTCGGCCAGATCGTCTTTACCAACAAGGCCCGCTGCCGGGACTGTTACCGATGCGTTCGCGTCTGCCCGGTCAAGGCCATTCGCATGAGCGGCGGCCAGGCCTTCGTCGACGCCGACCGCTGCATCGCCTGCGGCACCTGCATCCGCGAGTGCCCGCAAGGCGCCAAGAGTTTTCGACGCGACCTCGACCGGGTCGTGCGGCTTCTGGAATCCGGGGCCAAGGTGGCCGCCAGCGTCGCCCCGTCATTCGCCGGCGTGCTGCCGCCGTGGCAGGCGTCGCGGCTGCCCTCGATCCTGCGGCGGCTGGGCTTCTGCCACGTGGCCGAGACGGCCATCGGGGCCTATCACGTGGCCTGCAAGACCGCCGAGGCCGCGGCCCAGCGGCCGGGCGCGCCGTGCGTCTGCACCGCCTGCCCCGCCGTGGTCAATTTCGTCGAACGCTACCATCCCGAGTGGGTCCGCATGCTCGCCCCCGTCGTCTCGCCCATGATCGCCCACGCCCGGCGGATCAAGGCGAAGCTCGGGTCCGACGTCAAGGTCGTCTTCATCGGGCCGTGCGTGGCCAAGAAGGCCGAGGCCGAACGCCCGGAACTCGCCGGCGACGTCGATGCCGTCATCACCTTCGAGGAACTCGCCGAGTGGCTTGAAGGCCAGGGCCTGTCGCTGGCCGCCTGCGAGGAGAGCCGGTTCGACGAGGAGGCCGCCGGCCTGGCCCGGCTCTTCCCGCTCGAAGGCGGACTGATCCGGACCGCCGAGATGCCCTCGCAACTGCTGGCCCCGCGCGTGGTCTGCGTCAGCGGCTTCGACGAGGTCGTTGATGCCCTCGCCTTCGCCCACCAGGACCGCCAGGCCGTCGTGATCGAACCGCTGATGTGCCCGCAGGGCTGCATCAACGGCCCGGCCGTCGCCTCGGAGCAGCGGCTCTACCATCGGCGAGAGGATCTGATCGATTACGCCGCCGCCAATCCCGGACCGCCCGACCAGCCCCGGACCGAGGGCCTCGACACCGCGTTCGCCGGCCGGCCCGTGGATGAGCACGAGCCCATCGACGAGGACCAGATCCGCGCCGTGATGGAAAAGACCGGCAAGGCCCACGAGGAGGATCAGCTCAACTGCGGGGCGTGCGGCTACGCCTCGTGCCGCGAAAAGGCCATCGCGGTCATCCGCGGACTGGCCGAGCCCGAAATGTGCATCCCGTACATGAAGCGGCTCGCCGAGCAGCGGACCGACCGGATCATCGAAACCACGCCCAACGGCATCGTCATCCTCGACGAACGGCTTAACATCGTGTCGATGAATCCCGCCTTCCGCAAGTTCTTCCTCTGCAGCGCGTCCTTCTGCGGCAAGAACATTTCGTACCTGATGGATCCCGAACTCTTCGAGAAGCTCGTCTCCGGTCAGGAAGAGCGGGTCGAAATGGTGGTCCGCCACGAGAAGTACAAACTCATCTGCCACCAGATCCTCTACGCCCTCCGCGAGGAAAAGAAGTTCATCGGCATCTTCGTCAACATCACCAACAGCCGCCTCAGCCAGGACCGGCTCGAACAGTTCCAGGCCGACACCGTCAGCCAGGCCCGCGAGCTCCTCGAACACCAGATTGGCATGGCCCAGAGGATTGCCGCCTTCCTCGGCGAGAGCACCGCCCGCGGACAGCAACTCGTCGATAACCTCATGCGGCTCGGCGGGCAACCGCCCGAAACCACCACGGAGAAATCCGGCCGATGGCCCTGGGATATACACACGTCGAAATAGCCGTCGTCCAGACCCCCAAGCGGACGGGCGAGCCCTGCGGCGATCTGGTCCTCCAGGAGCGGACCGCCCAGTCCACCACCATCGTCTGCTGCGACGGCATCGGCTCGGGCCTCAAGGCCAATATCGCCGCCACCATGTGCGCGACCCGGATCATGGAACTGCTCCGCTGCGGATTCTCGCTGCGGCGGGCCTTCGCCGCCGCCGCTGAGACCATGAACCGCTCGCGCGATCCGGAGCTCTCATACGCCGCGTTCGCCCTCGCCCGCATCCTCAACAACGGCCAGGCCACCGTGTTGACCTACGACATGCCGCCGCCGGTCTTCGTCGGCAAGATCCAGACGATCGTCCTGCCCCAGCGGACCACCACCATCGAGACCGCCCTGGTCGGTGAATGCCACGCCCACGTCGAACCGGGCGAGGGACTCCTGCTGGTCAGCGACGGAATCACGCAGGCCGGACTCGGTGCGGGACTGGCCGAGGGATGGACCATCGACGGCGTGCGGCACTATGTCGACCGCTGCATCGCCGACCGCATGCCGCTTCACGAGATCCCCCGCGCCGTCCACCGCCAGGCCCTCGATCACTGGAAGAAGCCCGGCGACGACTGCACCGCCGTGCTCGCCTCGTGCCGCCAAGGCAACGTGCTCAACATCCTTACCGGTCCGCCCGCCGACCCCAACAAGGACCTCCAGGTCGTCAAGCGGTTCTGGCGCAGCGAGGGACGCAAGGTCATCTGCGGCGCGACCACCACGCTCGTCGTCGGACGCTGCATGAACCTCAAGCCGCGGGTCGAGCAGAACGCCACCAGCGTGCTCGCCCCGCCCCGCTACGAACTGCCCGGCGTCGATCTGGTCACCGAGGGCGCGGTCACCCTCAACCAGGTTTTCAACGTCCTCGACGAGGACCCCGGCAACTTCGAGGAGGAAAGCGGCGTGACCGAACTGCACGGCCTGCTCCGCGCCGCCGACCGCGTCAATATCATGGTCGGCCGCGCCTCGAACCCCGCCAACCAGGACATCGGCTTCCGCCAGCGCGGCATCCTCTCCCGCACCACCATCGTCCCGCTGATCGCCGCCAAGCTCCGCCACGACGGCAAACTCGTCGTGATCGACTACGTCTGACTCCCGGTCAGCTCCGCGATCGGCGTCGCCCGTCCCGCCGTCAGCGCCGCCGACCGGACGCCCATCGCCAGGCACCCGCGCACGAACGGCTTGGGATCGGCGGTGTTCTCAGCGAACAGGCCGTAGTGCATCGGCGAAGCCGCGACGGGCTTGAGCTGGCCGACCACCTTCAGCGCCTCATCGCCGCTCATGTTGCCCCACCGGCCGTTGATGCAGATCAGCACCAGGTCAATCCGCCGGTCCGCCTCGACCGACACGTCCTCAGCCAGTTCCTCGTGATACTCGCTGTCGCCGCTGACGTAGACCAGCCCGCCCTCCGCCTCGACCAGCAACCCGACCGCCTCGGTCTGCCCGTGATGCGCTATTACCGCCTTGAGCGCGAACGGCCCGACGG
It encodes:
- a CDS encoding redox-sensing transcriptional repressor Rex — encoded protein: MEDELRVISEASLRRLPRYLHFLKQLAGQGQTAVSCPQIAREFKLDPTQIRKDLAATGIAGRAKVGYDTAELIDAVEEFLGWKNVNDAFLAGAGSLGSALLGYAHFQDQGLNIVAVFDNDPDKIGREIHGREILPLEKLPELAQRMNVHIGVIAVPASAAQDVATLMVLGGVVAVWNFAPAPLDVPENVIVENAQLSTSLGVLTSKLKRAFQWSRRLGTSSHAHSDGPQI
- a CDS encoding 4Fe-4S binding protein, with translation MRSQDASLPNAAGRLPHVDGRRVIVCSGTGCRANGSEAVYEAFCREVEATGLPVVMEFSAEKTHDGSVPVTRSGCQGICSQAPLVTILPDNILYMRVKPEDVAEIVGATLGEGKLVERLLYRRPDTDELCRGAKDIPFLNRQTHVVLREVGTLNPESLDEYIRHGGYAAARKAYTQMSPEEICAEISRSGLRGRGGGGFPTGRKWEAARQQPGPKKYVICNADEGDPGAFMNCSVMEGNPHSVIEGLMIAARAIGADEAYVYIRAEYPLAVRRMKRAVAEAREAGFLGNKVFDTEFNLHCELKEGAGAFVCGEETAMIASIEGERGMPRPKPPFPAQSGLWGKPTIINNVETLAQVVRIINDGADVFRKVGTQAAPGTKTFALTGHVANTGLIEVPFGTTLREVVFGIGGGVTDDAGNIDPDGFKAVQIGGPSGGCLTREHLDLPLDYDALRSVGAMVGSGGLVVMNRHTCMVSVARFFMDFTQRESCGKCVLCREGTKQMLSLLDDILEGRADETTLPLLQKLGAAVAKGSLCGLGKTAPNPVLSTLRYFRDEYEAHVFDKTCPAGRCPKLRKLRISAEKCKGCGACIRVCSVHAIRGEKKKPHQIDETLCIKCGACQAACKFDAVEVY
- a CDS encoding 3-deoxy-D-manno-octulosonic acid transferase encodes the protein MGAAQSVLLDIGYALAGLAFLPVVIYRAIFAGRYRHGWGSRFGAAPRRHTDRPCIWIHAVSVGEVNAIRTLVERLRQQFPGHEVLISTTTDTGFDRAAAVFGRDRVFFFPFDFSWVMRRAFDRLRPSAVLLVELEVWPNLVAEAKRRSVPVAVVNGRITERSLRRYRLAGPLVRRLFQRIDLVMVQDEIYRRRFLEIGAPADRIVETGSLKWDTAKPEQGAGGEEALSAIAEALGLERGKPIMVAGSTAETVEEEAIVRAYQQARVRHADLQLVIAPRKPERFDQVARLIRSRGFKVVRRSEHPDGTRLERPGSLVASAVVLLDTIGELRRLYAMASVVVVGRTFVPLGGSDVMEIAALGKAMILGPHTENFADAVNKLLESEAAVQVDSVEKLAGQVERLLGDRALLEEIGERARQVVISQQGATDRTARHVCELLGYEFDATGRAVATPRPGAAGA
- the proB gene encoding glutamate 5-kinase; protein product: MPSTQVRQKIVRSARRVVVKVGTNVLTDSSGRLDPRVIASLCRQVSRLIESGRQMVVVSSGAVGAGVGLLRLPGRPKDLAMLQASAAVGQGMLMKIFERNFARHGRHAAQILVTRSDFEDRRRYVNIRRTLDALHRVGAVPIINENDTVAVDELRFGDNDLIAALTANLVQA
- a CDS encoding polyprenyl synthetase family protein, translating into MHRTDQTTTPSPALGDLARAVAGPLEQVRCLLDRHTRDDDPQFQQLADHLAAYRGKMLRPVMLLLAARVFGEPNARHVNYAAAIELLHMATLIHDDVLDEAAVRRGRPAVSRLWGNEASVLLGDYLLSQAFELCGRGEDLDAIRATARASAQMCRGELAQCLRRSRWDMTEPEYFQIIELKTASLYRLCGYLGGRLAGAGEADTAALADFGWTIGVAFQIADDLLDLVGSEQQTGKTLGRDLAQGKPTLPIIHALAVAGPADQARLQELLGASAGDNGSGNTLSAKGILALLERTGSIQYAQDRARRLGAEARGRLDRLDQGPAREALERLADFVVERSW
- a CDS encoding tetratricopeptide repeat protein encodes the protein MVEPASSARDPDGVLERLFGSRLFGSLFLILAMVLAVVAVAGLVFAFLAVLPAVPEDYHFLAVLGGVFLTVISVGLAALVFLAAVLVRLRRESMRHLGRFVPPVQVSGSSGSLDGRVVAEHLAQLNEAMVRTADLLHEINENTLLDQEGRARKYELLARTQREEAFRQVERHVRDRNWAQARAVLEGLEHKYPGNHDVRQHLTRLDGLRKAAFDEDYARVKKRIDDLIAISAWDKAAIQAEALLEQHPDSERAKELVIHVSQQRQKFRDEQLKRISADIQKNVTRKHWNEALQAARQLLERYPDSVEAEAVENQIPTLEKNAEIERRQQLEEQIRDLVQRRNFIQAVELARHVIETYPDSPQASALAQQMARFEDLARQQEKELQL
- a CDS encoding NAD(P)H-dependent oxidoreductase subunit E, translating into MHTRMVRKFEKVCEILDRHHRNPSKLIPILQEVQEEYRYLPEEVMTFVATSLNLPPARVFGVATFYAHFALAPKGKYVVRLCDGTACHVKGSIPILEALRAKLNVTEEDKTTPDMLFTLETVACLGACGLAPVVMINDQVHSRMTPETAVRLIDDILEREQSPASTKESVQ